A window of Mercenaria mercenaria strain notata chromosome 16, MADL_Memer_1, whole genome shotgun sequence contains these coding sequences:
- the LOC128549850 gene encoding uncharacterized protein LOC128549850, with translation MAISSPLMLLSFATAVMGHGRLTDPPSRSTAHRYGFNTPFNDMDHQLNCGGITNHWGVNNGRCGVCGDPYQGPRENEAGGKYATGTIVRHYKESKQIIVEIEITAPHGGWSEFRLCPNNDVQKPVAQQCLDRYLLATPSGETRIVHHRISGKLKIPLVLPQGLTCTQCVMQWKWNTAHDYNCNPATHECCMGCGPQEQFYGCADVSIEKSTNGGSGSYPRTTKSPFRPVFTRNTQPNAFVPINIRSG, from the exons ATGGCTATTAGTTCCCCGTTAATGCTGCTGAGTTTTGCAACCGCCGTCATGGGTCATGGTCGACTAACGGACCCGCCTTCACGGTCTACTGCGCACAGATACGGGTTCAACACACCGTTTAACGATATGGACCACCAGTTGAACTGCGGAGGAATAACG AATCATTGGGGAGTAAACAATGGCCGCTGTGGTGTTTGCGGAGATCCTTATCAAGGTCCACGTGAAAACGAGGCTGGCGGGAAATATGCAACAGGAACAATAGTACGTCATTACAAGGAAAGCAAACAAATAATCGTTGAGATTG AAATAACTGCACCTCATGGCGGTTGGTCAGAATTTCGACTTTGTCCAAATAACGACGTACAGAAACCTGTTGCACAGCAATGCTTGGACCGCTATCTTTTAGCGACACCTAGTGGAGAAACACGAATTGTACACCATCGTATATCGGGAAAATTGAAAATACCGCTCGTCCTTCCACAAGGTCTAACCTGCACTCAGTGTGTGATGCAATGGAAATGGAACACTG CGCATGACTACAACTGCAACCCCGCGACTCATGAATGTTGCATGGGATGTGGACCACAGGAACAATTCTATGGTTGCGCCGATGTTTCAATCGAGAAATCCACAAATGGAGGATCTGGATCATACCCAAGAACGACCAAGAGTCCTTTCCGCCCAGTATTTACCCGTAATACTCAACCAAATGCTTTTGTTCCGATCAATATTCGCAGTGGGTAG
- the LOC128549293 gene encoding uncharacterized protein LOC128549293 codes for MTLHSCYFEYEHTSSRDEYKRSEKLSSYLEAIFERRQNREDIIITLSLLLLSLATLVLRHGRLINPPSRSFAFRQDFNTPLNDMDHQLNCGGSWNQWGVNNGHCGVCGDPYQGPRENEAGGKYATGTIVRHYKESQQINVEIEITEANGGWSEFRLCPNNDVHKVVTQQCLDRYLLPTPSGETRIEHQGIVGIMRTPLVLPPGLTCTQCVFQWKSNTAHDSNCDPVTHECCMGCGPQEQFYGCADISIGHISNTGSSFEYLTDTSDFLIIDTYNFIKAKMNRASIVLRINAK; via the exons atgaCTTTACATTCgtgttattttgagtacgaacacacttCGAGTAGGGATGAGTACAAACGTAGTGAAAAGCTTTCAAGCTATTTAG AGGCCATTTTCGAAAGGAGGCAAAACAGAGAAGACATTATTATAACTTTGTCGTTGTTGTTACTGAGTTTGGCAACCCTTGTCTTGAGGCATGGACGACTAATAAACCCGCCTTCACGGTCTTTTGCATTCAGACAAGATTTCAACACACCGTTAAATGACATGGACCATCAGCTGAATTGTGGAGGAAGCTGG aatcAATGGGGTGTAAACAATGGTCATTGTGGTGTTTGCGGAGATCCATACCAAGGTCCACGTGAAAACGAGGCTGGTGGAAAATATGCGACAGGGACCATTGTACGTCATTACAAGGAAAGTCaacaaataaatgttgaaattg AAATAACTGAAGCAAATGGTGGCTGGTCAGAATTTCGACTTTGTCCAAATAACGATGTACACAAAGTCGTTACACAGCAATGTTTAGACCGGTATCTTTTACCGACACCTAGCGGAGAAACCCGAATAGAGCATCAGGGTATTGTGGGAATAATGAGAACACCCCTTGTTCTTCCACCCGGTCTAACCTGTACCCAGTGTGTATTTCAATGGAAATCGAACACCG CACATGATAGCAACTGCGACCCCGTGACTCATGAATGTTGCATGGGATGTGGACCACAAGAGCAATTCTACGGCTGCGCCGATATTTCGATCGGGCACATCTCAAACACAGGATCTAGCTTTGAATACTTGACTGAT ACATCTGATTTCCTCATTATCGatacatataattttattaaagcCAAAATGAATCGTGCTAGTATTGTATTGAGAATAAATGCAAAGTAA